One genomic region from Acidimicrobiales bacterium encodes:
- a CDS encoding diaminopropionate ammonia-lyase produces MTPTAVRNPLRRPVEVAPGREPLGLHRRLPGYEPTPLRSLPDLAADLGLGGVLVKDESSRLGLPAFKMLGASWATYRALVDRLGRDVEPWSTVDELRERLAPLQPVTLATATDGNHGRAVARMARLTGCAARIWVPEHTAAARIEAIESEGARVAVVAGGYDDAVEVVRQAADDRTVIVSDTAWEGYDRVPAWVIEGYSTIFWEVDDQLAEAGLPAPDVVVVPVGVGALAAAAVAHLRRPGGPDGTVLVSVEPDDAACVLASIEAGGLVTLPGRQRSIMAGLNCGTPSPVAWPLVSAGFDWFVAVDDDAARDAMRALARQGIVAGETGAAALAGLAAARGVLDRSATALLLCTEGATDPVAYREIVGVVP; encoded by the coding sequence CGCCTGCCCGGGTACGAGCCGACGCCGCTGCGGTCGCTGCCCGACCTCGCCGCCGACCTCGGCCTGGGCGGCGTGCTGGTGAAGGACGAGAGCTCCCGCCTCGGGCTGCCCGCCTTCAAGATGCTGGGCGCCTCGTGGGCGACCTACCGGGCGCTCGTGGACCGGCTGGGGCGGGACGTGGAGCCGTGGTCGACGGTTGACGAGCTGCGCGAGCGCCTCGCCCCTCTGCAGCCGGTGACCCTGGCGACGGCGACCGACGGCAACCACGGGCGGGCCGTCGCCCGCATGGCCAGGCTCACCGGGTGCGCCGCCCGCATCTGGGTGCCCGAGCACACGGCCGCGGCCCGGATCGAGGCCATCGAGTCCGAGGGCGCGCGGGTGGCGGTGGTCGCCGGCGGCTACGACGACGCCGTCGAGGTCGTGCGGCAGGCGGCCGACGACCGCACGGTCATCGTCAGCGACACGGCCTGGGAGGGCTACGACCGCGTCCCGGCGTGGGTGATCGAGGGGTACTCGACGATCTTCTGGGAGGTCGACGACCAGCTGGCCGAGGCCGGCCTGCCGGCGCCCGACGTGGTCGTCGTCCCGGTCGGGGTCGGGGCCCTGGCCGCCGCCGCGGTCGCCCACCTGCGCCGGCCCGGCGGGCCCGACGGCACCGTCCTCGTGTCGGTCGAGCCCGACGACGCCGCCTGCGTGCTCGCCTCGATCGAGGCCGGGGGGCTCGTCACCCTGCCGGGCCGCCAGCGCTCGATCATGGCCGGGCTGAACTGCGGCACCCCGTCGCCGGTGGCGTGGCCGCTGGTGTCCGCCGGGTTCGACTGGTTCGTGGCCGTGGACGACGACGCCGCCAGGGACGCCATGCGGGCGCTGGCCCGGCAGGGGATCGTGGCCGGGGAGACGGGGGCGGCCGCGCTCGCCGGGCTGGCCGCCGCCCGCGGCGTGCTCGACCGGTCGGCCACCGCGCTGCTGCTGTGCACCGAGGGGGCGACCGACCCGGTCGCCTACCGCGAGATCGTCGGGGTGGTGCCATGA